The following coding sequences lie in one Acidobacteriota bacterium genomic window:
- the lepB gene encoding signal peptidase I, giving the protein MPEFRKSVAREYFESIVIAVILALFIRTFVVQAFKIPTGSMEPNLLIGDHLLVNKFVFSPTSSAVERAVLPTREVRRGDIVVFKFPTDPERDFIKRVIGLPGETVELKNHRIHIDGRPLDEPYAHYLPRPEGGTLAEVTSEDVRDHYGPETVPAGSLFVMGDNRDNSQDSRYWGFLPRDNIKGQALVIYWSYDPDAGGLFSVLTSTRWGRLLHQIH; this is encoded by the coding sequence GTGCCCGAGTTCAGAAAGTCTGTGGCCCGTGAGTACTTCGAGTCGATTGTCATCGCCGTCATCCTGGCGCTGTTTATTCGGACGTTTGTCGTTCAGGCGTTCAAGATTCCGACGGGATCGATGGAGCCCAACCTGCTGATCGGCGATCATCTGCTCGTCAACAAGTTCGTGTTTTCACCGACAAGTTCGGCAGTCGAACGCGCGGTTCTGCCCACCCGGGAGGTCCGGCGGGGCGATATTGTGGTGTTCAAGTTTCCGACAGACCCCGAGCGCGACTTCATCAAGCGCGTCATCGGCCTGCCCGGGGAGACGGTCGAGCTGAAGAACCACCGGATCCACATCGACGGGAGACCGCTCGACGAACCGTATGCGCACTACCTTCCACGCCCCGAAGGCGGCACGCTGGCGGAGGTGACCTCCGAAGACGTCCGCGATCATTACGGCCCGGAGACGGTGCCGGCCGGATCGCTCTTCGTGATGGGTGACAACCGCGACAATTCGCAGGACTCGCGCTACTGGGGGTTCCTGCCTCGCGACAACATCAAGGGCCAGGCGTTGGTGATCTACTGGTCCTATGACCCCGACGCCGGTGGACTCTTCAGCGTCCTGACGAGCACACGCTGGGGTCGTCTGCTGCACCAGATTCACTGA
- a CDS encoding glycosyltransferase family 2 protein: MSAFESLILGLYFFVLVILGVYGWHRYYLVYAYMKNKDKVPGPPPAWDGPLPPVTIQLPIFNEMYVVDRLLQATARIDYPRELMEIQVLDDSTDETTEVARHAVDRLSAEGFDIRLIHRTNRTGYKAGALDAGLKVARGTFVAIFDADFIPSVDFLQKTIPYFQDEKIGLVQARWGHVNADYSLLTKAQAILLDGHFVLEHGGRNRAGHFFNFNGTAGVWRREVIPAAGGWQHDTLTEDLDLSYRAQLLGWKFLFLPNLVAPAEVPVEMNAFKSQQHRWAKGSIQVCLKLLPRILQSDQPFGVKAEAFFHLTANFNYLLMSLLSILMFPSMVIRYNMGWNEMLLIDVPLFFAATASVANFYVVSQRELYPDWKARLRYIPFLMSIGIGLAVNNTRAVIEALIGHESAFARTPKYGIECGSDDWGAKKYRQVVAIQPLIEVALGLYFTMTVFYAAANGIYGTLPFLVLFQVGFLYTGLMSVIQQFGGGGVVLNTQVARGK; encoded by the coding sequence ATGAGCGCATTTGAATCCCTCATCCTCGGGTTGTACTTCTTCGTCCTGGTCATCCTCGGCGTGTATGGGTGGCACCGCTACTACCTGGTCTACGCCTACATGAAGAACAAGGACAAGGTCCCCGGGCCCCCGCCGGCGTGGGACGGTCCTCTGCCCCCGGTGACGATTCAGTTGCCGATCTTCAACGAGATGTACGTGGTGGATCGCCTGCTCCAGGCGACCGCGCGAATCGACTACCCGCGCGAGTTGATGGAGATCCAGGTGCTGGACGATTCGACCGACGAGACGACCGAGGTTGCGCGGCATGCGGTTGATCGGCTTTCCGCCGAAGGGTTCGACATCAGGCTCATCCATCGCACCAACCGGACCGGGTACAAAGCGGGCGCGCTCGATGCCGGCCTGAAGGTCGCGCGCGGCACGTTCGTCGCCATCTTCGACGCGGACTTTATCCCGAGCGTCGACTTCCTGCAGAAGACGATCCCGTACTTTCAGGACGAGAAGATTGGCCTGGTCCAGGCGCGCTGGGGCCATGTCAACGCGGACTACTCGCTGCTGACCAAGGCGCAGGCCATCCTGCTCGACGGCCACTTCGTGCTGGAGCACGGCGGGCGCAATCGCGCCGGACACTTCTTCAACTTCAATGGCACGGCCGGCGTGTGGCGCCGCGAGGTCATTCCCGCGGCGGGCGGATGGCAGCACGACACGCTCACCGAGGATCTCGACCTGAGCTACCGGGCGCAGCTGCTCGGCTGGAAGTTCCTGTTCCTGCCCAACCTGGTCGCGCCGGCCGAAGTGCCAGTCGAGATGAACGCCTTCAAGTCGCAGCAGCACCGCTGGGCCAAGGGCTCAATTCAGGTGTGCCTCAAACTGCTGCCGCGCATCCTGCAGTCGGATCAGCCATTTGGCGTGAAGGCGGAGGCGTTCTTCCATCTCACGGCGAACTTCAACTACCTGCTCATGTCGCTGCTGTCGATCCTGATGTTCCCGTCGATGGTGATTCGCTACAACATGGGCTGGAACGAGATGCTGCTCATCGACGTGCCGCTGTTTTTCGCGGCAACCGCGTCGGTGGCCAACTTCTATGTCGTCTCCCAGCGCGAACTGTATCCCGATTGGAAGGCGCGGCTGCGGTACATTCCGTTCCTGATGTCGATTGGCATCGGCCTCGCCGTCAACAACACCCGCGCAGTCATCGAAGCGCTCATCGGACACGAGTCGGCCTTTGCGCGCACGCCCAAGTACGGCATCGAGTGCGGCTCGGACGACTGGGGCGCGAAGAAGTACCGCCAGGTGGTGGCCATCCAGCCGCTCATCGAAGTGGCGCTCGGGCTCTACTTCACGATGACGGTGTTCTACGCGGCGGCCAACGGCATCTACGGCACGCTGCCGTTCCTGGTGCTGTTCCAGGTCGGGTTCCTCTACACGGGGCTCATGTCGGTGATCCAGCAGTTCGGCGGCGGCGGGGTCGTGCTGAACACGCAGGTCGCCCGCGGCAAGTAA
- the lepA gene encoding translation elongation factor 4 has product MDQQYIRNFSIIAHIDHGKSTLADRFLEFTGALQPREMIEAQVLDSMDLERERGITIKAHPVRLTYDADNGHQYVLNLIDTPGHVDFSYEVTRSLAACEGAVLIVDASQGVEAQTLANAYLAVENNLEIIPVINKIDLPSAQPEESRRQLADIIGLDPSHAILASAKVGTGVHEVLEAIVERLPAPEGDAAAPLKALIFDSWYDPYRGVVIVIRVIDGVIRPHMKIRLMAEGQEYEVEQVGAFTPKPVEMDELGVGEVGFITAAIKKVSDARLGDTVTEASRPAVKPFPGFRELKPMVFAGLYPVEGHEYPELRDALEKLRLNDASFFYEPETSAALGFGFRCGFLGLLHMEIVQERLEREFDQSLVTTAPGVLYRVTTTDGEVHEIDSPAKLPDVGRIQKFEEPVIKAMILTPSEHVGGILNLCQEKRGVQKSLEYLSTDRVLITYEMPFNEVVLDFYDRLKTISRGYASLDYHVSGYWESPLVKLDILVNGDPIDALSTIVHRDASYQRGRALAQKMRQLIPRQMFEVAIQAAIGGRIVARESVKAMRKNVLAKCYGGDISRKRKLLEKQKEGKKRMKRVGRVEIPQEAFLAVLKMGTEE; this is encoded by the coding sequence ATGGATCAGCAGTACATCAGGAATTTCTCGATCATCGCGCACATCGACCACGGCAAGTCGACGCTGGCGGATCGATTCCTCGAATTCACCGGCGCGCTCCAGCCGCGCGAGATGATCGAGGCGCAGGTGCTCGACTCGATGGATCTCGAGCGCGAGCGCGGCATCACGATCAAGGCCCACCCGGTCCGGCTGACCTACGACGCGGATAACGGTCATCAGTACGTGCTCAACCTGATCGACACGCCCGGGCACGTCGATTTTTCCTACGAGGTCACCCGGTCGCTCGCCGCCTGCGAGGGCGCCGTGCTGATCGTCGACGCCTCGCAGGGTGTTGAGGCGCAGACGCTCGCCAACGCGTATCTCGCCGTCGAGAACAACCTCGAGATCATCCCCGTCATCAACAAGATCGACCTGCCCAGCGCGCAGCCCGAGGAATCGCGCCGGCAGCTGGCCGACATCATCGGCCTCGACCCGTCGCACGCGATCCTCGCGAGCGCGAAGGTCGGCACCGGCGTGCACGAAGTGCTCGAAGCGATTGTCGAGCGTCTCCCGGCACCGGAAGGCGATGCGGCCGCCCCGCTCAAGGCGCTGATCTTCGACTCCTGGTACGACCCGTACCGGGGCGTCGTCATCGTGATTCGTGTGATCGATGGCGTGATTCGACCGCACATGAAGATTCGCCTGATGGCCGAAGGGCAGGAGTACGAGGTCGAGCAGGTGGGCGCGTTTACGCCCAAACCCGTGGAGATGGACGAACTCGGCGTCGGCGAAGTCGGGTTCATCACGGCGGCGATCAAAAAGGTGAGTGATGCGCGGCTTGGCGACACCGTCACGGAGGCGTCCCGCCCGGCCGTGAAGCCGTTCCCGGGCTTCCGCGAGTTGAAGCCGATGGTGTTCGCGGGGTTGTACCCGGTGGAGGGACACGAGTACCCGGAACTGCGGGACGCGCTCGAGAAACTGCGCCTCAACGACGCGTCGTTTTTCTACGAGCCGGAAACGTCAGCGGCGCTGGGGTTCGGATTCCGGTGCGGGTTCCTCGGCCTGCTGCACATGGAGATCGTGCAGGAGCGGCTCGAACGCGAGTTCGACCAGAGCCTGGTGACCACAGCCCCGGGCGTTCTGTATCGCGTGACGACGACCGATGGCGAGGTGCATGAGATCGACAGTCCGGCCAAACTGCCCGACGTCGGGAGGATTCAGAAGTTCGAAGAGCCCGTCATCAAGGCGATGATCCTGACGCCGTCCGAACACGTTGGTGGCATTCTGAACCTGTGTCAGGAAAAACGCGGCGTGCAGAAATCGCTCGAGTATCTTTCCACCGACCGCGTCCTCATCACCTACGAAATGCCGTTCAACGAGGTCGTGCTCGATTTCTACGATCGGCTCAAGACCATCTCGCGCGGCTATGCGTCGCTTGACTATCATGTGAGCGGTTACTGGGAATCGCCGCTGGTCAAGCTCGACATTCTGGTCAATGGCGACCCGATCGACGCGTTGTCGACCATCGTGCACCGGGATGCGTCCTATCAGCGGGGACGGGCGCTGGCACAGAAGATGCGACAGCTGATTCCGCGGCAGATGTTCGAGGTGGCCATCCAGGCGGCGATCGGCGGCCGGATTGTGGCCCGCGAGTCAGTCAAGGCCATGCGGAAGAACGTGCTCGCAAAGTGCTACGGTGGCGACATCTCGCGCAAGCGCAAACTGCTCGAGAAGCAGAAGGAAGGCAAGAAGCGCATGAAACGCGTGGGCCGCGTGGAAATTCCCCAGGAGGCGTTTCTCGCCGTGCTCAAGATGGGAACGGAGGAATAG
- a CDS encoding energy transducer TonB, with amino-acid sequence MRLTTLRRLTGSLVLVLFSAGTAAAGLAQDNPVSPQAVAQTPTPSGVDRSWRLVATQKSPSDQSAEAKGFYLVLLLAHAKPGTTVEGLSAREMNALKDASEFLPYKSYQVLDRVLVRGSRAQTVRMQGPAGREYSGTLDVGPMYPPSDQEVYVKVNLTDGQTIGSVLKTEFKIRLGETVVVGTSRVKGTDQALVLLLTALPSGEVREPGEVYKPGNGVSMPVLVAEVKPQYTAEAKSAKIQGTVMLECVVLTDGKVGHCGVLRSLDPGLDQQAIKSAQQWTFKPGMKDGRPVATRVEIELTFSLRN; translated from the coding sequence ATGCGTCTGACAACTCTCCGTCGTCTCACTGGTTCGTTGGTGCTCGTCCTCTTCTCCGCGGGAACAGCGGCCGCTGGATTGGCTCAGGACAACCCAGTCAGCCCCCAGGCTGTCGCTCAGACACCAACGCCTAGCGGCGTAGACCGCAGTTGGCGCTTGGTCGCCACGCAGAAGTCCCCCTCCGATCAGTCGGCGGAAGCGAAGGGCTTCTACCTCGTCTTGTTGCTTGCGCATGCGAAACCTGGCACAACGGTCGAGGGATTGTCGGCGCGAGAGATGAACGCGCTGAAAGATGCGAGCGAGTTTCTTCCGTACAAGAGCTACCAGGTGCTGGACCGAGTCCTGGTCAGGGGTTCCCGCGCGCAGACGGTTCGCATGCAGGGACCCGCCGGTCGCGAATACTCCGGCACCCTCGACGTGGGACCTATGTACCCGCCGAGCGACCAGGAGGTCTACGTCAAGGTCAATCTGACTGACGGACAAACCATCGGCAGCGTTCTCAAGACGGAATTCAAGATTCGGTTGGGGGAAACCGTTGTTGTGGGAACTTCCAGGGTCAAGGGCACCGACCAGGCGCTCGTGCTCCTGCTGACCGCCCTGCCCTCGGGGGAAGTTCGCGAGCCGGGCGAGGTCTACAAGCCCGGCAACGGCGTGTCGATGCCAGTATTGGTCGCTGAGGTCAAGCCGCAGTACACGGCCGAGGCCAAGTCCGCCAAGATTCAGGGGACCGTTATGCTTGAATGCGTGGTCCTCACTGACGGCAAGGTCGGACACTGCGGCGTGCTCCGGTCGCTCGACCCAGGCCTGGATCAGCAGGCGATCAAGTCTGCGCAACAATGGACCTTCAAGCCAGGTATGAAGGACGGGCGGCCGGTCGCGACACGAGTCGAAATCGAACTCACGTTTTCTCTTCGCAATTAG
- a CDS encoding cytochrome ubiquinol oxidase subunit I — MLARLQFALTIGFHYIYPPLSIGLGMMLVVIEAMSLATKNPIYHQMARFFTRIFGLVFAVGVATGIVMEFEFGTNWAAYSRFVGDVFGSALAAEGLFAFFLESGFLALLLFGWDRIGPRLHFLSTVAVCLGAHFSAIWIIVANSWMQTPAGYHVVADAAGRPRAEITDFWAVVFNPSSVDRLLHTIVGAWATGAFFVLSIAAYYLLKRRHEAFARASMRLGLALAAVAALASIVTGDWSARLVARHQPEKFAAMEGVMEASAPAGLHILGWVDGANQRVTGVEIPGLLSRMIAGDATAPIPGVKAFPKDDLPPLNATFQTFHVMVAIGTMLAAVVVCGVAFLPKGRLFRTRWLLWIFVGAVVGPQIANQLGWATAEIGRQPWIVYRVMRTIDGLSPVVHSSHVIFSLVLFTLVYALLFVLFLFLLNEKIQHGPLAEDHPGGEGHRA; from the coding sequence GTGCTGGCTCGCCTGCAGTTTGCGCTGACCATCGGGTTCCACTACATCTATCCGCCGCTCTCGATCGGCCTCGGGATGATGCTGGTGGTCATCGAGGCGATGTCGCTCGCCACGAAGAACCCGATCTACCACCAGATGGCGCGGTTCTTCACCCGAATCTTCGGCCTGGTCTTCGCCGTCGGCGTCGCGACCGGCATCGTCATGGAGTTCGAGTTCGGCACGAACTGGGCGGCCTACTCACGCTTCGTCGGTGACGTGTTCGGGAGCGCGCTGGCCGCCGAAGGCCTCTTCGCGTTCTTCCTCGAATCCGGGTTCCTCGCGCTGCTCCTGTTCGGCTGGGACCGGATTGGGCCGCGTCTGCACTTCCTGTCGACGGTGGCCGTGTGTCTCGGCGCGCATTTCAGCGCGATCTGGATCATCGTGGCCAACTCGTGGATGCAGACGCCAGCCGGTTACCATGTGGTCGCCGACGCGGCTGGCCGGCCGCGGGCGGAAATCACCGATTTCTGGGCGGTCGTGTTCAATCCGTCGAGCGTTGATCGCCTGCTGCACACCATCGTCGGCGCGTGGGCAACTGGCGCGTTCTTCGTGCTTTCCATTGCCGCGTACTACCTCCTGAAGCGGCGGCACGAGGCCTTTGCTCGAGCGTCGATGCGGCTCGGCCTCGCGCTGGCGGCGGTGGCGGCACTCGCGTCGATCGTCACCGGGGATTGGTCCGCCCGCTTGGTCGCGCGACATCAGCCGGAGAAGTTCGCCGCGATGGAAGGCGTGATGGAGGCGTCGGCGCCAGCCGGCCTGCACATCCTCGGCTGGGTTGATGGCGCGAACCAGCGCGTGACGGGCGTGGAGATTCCTGGTCTGTTGAGCAGGATGATTGCGGGAGATGCCACCGCGCCCATCCCCGGCGTGAAGGCGTTTCCAAAGGACGATCTCCCGCCGCTCAACGCTACGTTCCAGACGTTTCACGTCATGGTCGCGATTGGGACGATGCTAGCGGCGGTGGTGGTGTGCGGCGTGGCATTTCTGCCGAAGGGCAGGCTGTTCAGAACCCGGTGGCTGCTCTGGATCTTTGTCGGCGCGGTGGTTGGGCCGCAGATCGCCAACCAACTCGGGTGGGCCACCGCTGAAATCGGCCGCCAGCCCTGGATCGTCTACAGGGTGATGCGCACCATCGACGGGCTGTCGCCTGTCGTCCACTCGTCGCACGTTATCTTCTCGCTCGTGCTGTTCACGCTGGTGTACGCGCTGCTGTTTGTGCTGTTCCTGTTCCTCCTCAACGAGAAGATCCAGCACGGCCCGCTTGCCGAGGATCACCCGGGCGGAGAGGGTCATCGGGCGTGA
- the cydB gene encoding cytochrome d ubiquinol oxidase subunit II, giving the protein MSLDLNTVWFLLVGALLAGYAVLDGFDLGVGALHLFARTDEQRRIFFNAIGPVWDGNEVWLVTGGGALFAAFPIVYATVFSGFYVAMILLLVGLIFRGVAIEFRSKQPGAWWRRGWDRSFAIASVASSLLMGVAFGNIIWGVPLDGAGEFAGSFLSLLTPYALLTGVTTVALFMMHGAIYLMLKTDGDTQEMVKGWIPNTIIFFLICYATTTMATLIYRPEMTAAIKASPVLFALPVLTMLAIANVPRAIHHLRFGEAFLSSSCAVLGLFGLVGVGMYPTLVNAWEPARQLTIYNAASSPKTLWIMLIMALIGIPLVLTYTVSIYWVFRGKVKLDSTSY; this is encoded by the coding sequence ATGAGCCTCGATCTGAACACCGTGTGGTTTCTGCTGGTTGGCGCCCTGCTGGCCGGGTACGCCGTGCTCGACGGATTCGACCTCGGCGTGGGTGCGCTGCACCTGTTCGCCAGGACGGACGAGCAGCGCCGGATCTTCTTCAATGCGATTGGCCCCGTGTGGGACGGTAACGAAGTCTGGCTGGTGACGGGTGGCGGAGCGCTGTTTGCTGCGTTCCCCATCGTCTACGCGACGGTGTTCTCGGGATTCTACGTGGCGATGATCCTGCTGCTCGTCGGGCTCATCTTTCGTGGCGTGGCCATCGAGTTTCGCAGCAAACAGCCCGGCGCGTGGTGGCGGCGCGGATGGGATCGCAGTTTCGCCATCGCCTCGGTCGCATCCAGCCTGCTGATGGGAGTGGCGTTCGGCAACATCATCTGGGGCGTTCCGCTCGATGGGGCCGGAGAGTTCGCAGGGTCGTTCCTGTCACTCCTGACTCCCTACGCGCTGCTCACGGGCGTCACGACGGTCGCGCTGTTCATGATGCACGGGGCGATCTACCTCATGTTGAAGACCGATGGCGACACCCAGGAGATGGTGAAGGGGTGGATCCCCAATACGATCATCTTCTTCCTGATCTGCTATGCGACGACGACGATGGCCACATTGATCTACCGGCCGGAGATGACGGCGGCGATCAAGGCCAGCCCCGTGCTGTTCGCGCTGCCGGTGCTGACGATGCTGGCCATCGCGAACGTGCCGCGCGCCATCCACCACCTTCGCTTTGGGGAAGCGTTCCTGTCGTCTTCGTGCGCCGTGCTGGGACTGTTCGGGCTGGTTGGAGTTGGCATGTACCCGACGCTCGTCAATGCGTGGGAGCCGGCCAGACAGTTGACGATCTACAACGCGGCGTCCTCCCCGAAGACGCTGTGGATCATGCTGATCATGGCGCTCATCGGGATTCCGCTCGTGCTGACCTACACCGTCAGCATCTACTGGGTCTTCCGTGGGAAGGTGAAGCTGGATTCGACGTCGTACTAG
- a CDS encoding DivIVA domain-containing protein, protein MNVTPLDLRQQQFRSSMRGYDRDEVTAFLAEVAADYEAALQEADRMRQEVARLEGLVNEHREHERNLRDTLLTAQRLAGEVKEAAHQQAAAVVREAEGRADLILEKAQARVEDVHREIDGLRMKRREVETSVESLVASLTNTLDFIHDQDRRDRDDKIAIHRPRQADGREGVSIWGQDRKEREDLPHTVAVAVPVERRA, encoded by the coding sequence ATGAACGTCACACCGCTCGACTTGCGCCAGCAGCAGTTCCGCTCCTCGATGCGCGGTTACGACCGCGACGAGGTCACGGCATTTCTCGCGGAAGTCGCCGCCGACTACGAGGCGGCCCTGCAGGAAGCCGACCGGATGCGGCAGGAGGTGGCGCGGCTCGAGGGCCTCGTCAACGAGCACCGCGAGCACGAGCGCAATCTCCGCGACACGCTGCTCACCGCCCAGCGCCTCGCCGGCGAAGTGAAGGAAGCGGCCCATCAACAGGCCGCCGCCGTTGTGCGCGAAGCCGAGGGGCGCGCCGATCTGATTCTGGAAAAGGCGCAGGCCAGGGTCGAGGATGTGCACCGCGAGATCGACGGGTTGCGGATGAAGCGGCGCGAAGTCGAGACGTCGGTCGAGTCGTTGGTTGCGTCGCTCACCAACACGCTCGACTTTATTCACGATCAGGATCGGCGCGACCGCGACGACAAGATCGCCATCCATCGTCCCCGCCAGGCGGACGGCCGCGAGGGCGTGTCGATCTGGGGTCAGGATCGCAAGGAGCGCGAGGACCTGCCGCACACCGTCGCCGTCGCCGTCCCCGTCGAACGCCGCGCGTAG
- a CDS encoding response regulator transcription factor, producing MTRILIVEDDTNIALGLQYDLKLEGYSVEVAADGDAACRRARETSFDLIVLDIMLPRKDGFAVCRELRRAGLKTPILMLTAKTAEAEKVLGLEMGADDYVTKPFSPLELRARIKALLRRGAPDQLDVCVFDGFEVDFDRCEVRRSRTHVDLTPTEFRLLATLIRRKGHLFTREQLLDAVWGVGNYPTDRVVDNHMMNLRRKIEANPDAPRHLICSRGLGYRFED from the coding sequence ATGACCAGGATCCTTATCGTCGAAGATGACACCAATATCGCGCTGGGCCTTCAGTACGACCTGAAACTGGAGGGCTATTCCGTTGAGGTGGCTGCCGATGGGGACGCAGCGTGCCGGCGGGCACGCGAGACGTCGTTCGACCTCATCGTGCTCGACATCATGCTGCCCAGGAAGGATGGCTTTGCCGTCTGCCGCGAACTGCGGCGGGCCGGGCTGAAAACTCCCATCCTCATGCTGACCGCGAAAACGGCAGAGGCGGAAAAAGTGCTGGGCCTGGAGATGGGAGCCGACGACTACGTCACCAAGCCTTTCAGCCCCCTGGAACTGCGCGCCCGCATCAAGGCGCTACTGCGCCGCGGCGCGCCCGATCAACTGGACGTGTGTGTGTTCGACGGATTCGAGGTGGACTTCGACCGCTGCGAAGTCCGGCGTTCCAGGACGCACGTGGATCTGACGCCGACCGAATTCAGGCTGCTGGCGACGCTGATTCGGCGCAAAGGTCATCTGTTCACGCGCGAGCAACTGCTCGATGCGGTCTGGGGAGTGGGCAACTACCCCACCGATCGCGTTGTCGACAACCACATGATGAACCTGCGCCGGAAGATCGAAGCCAACCCGGACGCGCCCCGGCACCTGATCTGCTCCCGCGGTCTCGGCTACCGGTTCGAAGACTAG
- the hutI gene encoding imidazolonepropionase: protein MHTYRGCVVGSVIIRNAKTVITCAGSAPKCGPDQADVRPIAGGAVVATDGLIAFVGTTAECDKRYPARDGFDVIDASGCTVLPGFVDPHTHVVFGGDRRDELRRRLAGATYAEIAASGGGILSTVRATRAASEEDLVAATSERLDQMLRCGTTTCEAKSGYGLETDAELKMLRVIRRLDQRHAIDLVSTFMGAHEIPIEHRANRRFYIDQLVRQMIPAAARDGLAEWCDVFCEAGVYTPEESTEILQAGKRHGLKARIHADELEESGGSLVAAAVGARSADHLLYVAPRGIHAMKQAGVVATLLPIAAFYLKLGRYAPARELIEAGVPVALATDLNPGGGFSPSMPFAMSLACFSMRMTLEEALVASTINAAYAIDRHDRIGSLEVGKQADMVIVNGEAVDLLKVGVPAIRMVIKRGEVVAQGS, encoded by the coding sequence ATGCACACGTACCGGGGGTGTGTGGTGGGATCTGTCATCATCAGAAACGCGAAGACGGTGATCACATGTGCGGGATCCGCGCCCAAATGCGGTCCCGATCAGGCAGATGTCCGCCCCATCGCCGGCGGCGCGGTCGTCGCGACCGACGGCCTCATTGCGTTTGTCGGGACGACGGCGGAATGCGACAAGCGCTACCCTGCCCGCGACGGCTTCGACGTCATCGACGCATCGGGATGCACGGTCCTGCCGGGCTTCGTCGATCCACATACCCACGTCGTGTTTGGCGGTGATCGCCGTGACGAACTGCGACGGCGGCTGGCCGGTGCCACGTACGCCGAAATCGCCGCCTCGGGCGGCGGGATCCTGTCGACGGTCCGAGCCACCCGCGCAGCCTCCGAGGAGGACCTCGTCGCCGCGACCTCCGAGCGGCTCGATCAGATGCTCCGATGCGGCACGACGACATGCGAGGCCAAGAGCGGCTACGGGCTCGAGACCGACGCCGAACTGAAAATGCTCCGCGTCATCCGGCGCCTCGACCAGCGGCACGCCATCGATCTCGTGTCGACCTTCATGGGTGCCCACGAAATCCCCATCGAGCATCGTGCGAATCGCCGCTTCTACATTGATCAACTGGTCCGGCAGATGATTCCTGCCGCGGCACGCGACGGGCTGGCCGAGTGGTGCGACGTGTTCTGCGAGGCCGGCGTCTACACACCCGAAGAATCGACGGAGATCCTCCAGGCCGGCAAGCGCCATGGGCTGAAGGCGCGCATCCACGCCGACGAACTGGAAGAAAGTGGAGGTTCGCTTGTCGCGGCCGCTGTCGGCGCGCGGTCCGCCGACCACCTCCTGTACGTCGCGCCGCGCGGCATTCACGCCATGAAACAGGCGGGCGTGGTGGCCACACTGCTGCCCATCGCGGCGTTCTACCTGAAGCTTGGGAGATACGCACCGGCCAGAGAACTCATCGAGGCGGGAGTACCCGTTGCGCTGGCCACCGATCTGAATCCGGGCGGCGGCTTCTCGCCGTCGATGCCCTTTGCGATGTCGCTCGCGTGCTTCTCGATGCGGATGACGCTCGAAGAGGCGCTCGTCGCTTCCACAATTAACGCGGCCTACGCCATCGACCGGCACGACCGGATCGGCAGCCTCGAAGTCGGCAAACAGGCCGACATGGTGATCGTCAACGGTGAAGCGGTCGATCTGCTGAAGGTGGGTGTGCCGGCCATCCGGATGGTCATCAAACGTGGCGAGGTTGTGGCACAGGGTTCGTAG